In Pseudomonas sp. MM213, a genomic segment contains:
- a CDS encoding NAD(P)/FAD-dependent oxidoreductase has protein sequence MANTPYPESYYAASANAVPPRPALQGDVETDVCVIGAGYTGLSSALFLLENGFKVTVLEAAKVGFGASGRNGGQIVNSYSRDIDVIERSVGPKQAQLLGQMAFEGGRIIRERVAKYNIQCDLKDGGVFAALTGKQMGHLESQKRLWERFGHTQLELLDQRRIREVVNCEQYVGGMLDMSGGHIHPLNLVLGEAAAVESLGGTIYEQSPAVRIERGATPVVHTPQGRVRARFIIVAGNAYLGNLVPELAAKSMPCGTQVITTEPLGEALAKSLLPQDYCVEDCNYLLDYYRLTGDKRLVFGGGVVYGARDPANIEAIIRPKMLKAFPQLKDVKIDYAWTGNFLLTLSRLPQVGRLGDNIYYSQGCSGHGVTYTHLAGKVLAEALRGQAERFDAFADLPHYPFPGGQLLRTPFAALGAWYYGLRDKFGY, from the coding sequence ATGGCGAACACACCCTACCCAGAGTCCTACTACGCCGCATCGGCCAATGCGGTTCCGCCGCGCCCGGCCTTGCAGGGTGATGTAGAGACTGATGTCTGTGTGATCGGTGCCGGTTACACCGGCCTGTCCTCCGCCCTGTTTCTGTTGGAAAACGGTTTCAAGGTCACGGTGCTGGAAGCCGCCAAGGTGGGTTTCGGCGCATCGGGTCGTAACGGTGGCCAGATCGTTAACAGTTATAGCCGCGACATCGATGTGATCGAGCGCAGCGTTGGCCCCAAGCAGGCGCAATTGTTGGGGCAGATGGCGTTCGAGGGTGGACGGATCATTCGTGAGCGGGTCGCCAAATATAATATTCAGTGCGACCTGAAGGACGGTGGTGTGTTCGCCGCGCTCACCGGCAAGCAGATGGGCCATCTGGAATCGCAAAAGCGTCTGTGGGAGCGTTTTGGTCACACGCAACTTGAGCTGCTGGATCAACGCCGCATTCGTGAAGTGGTGAACTGCGAGCAATACGTTGGCGGCATGCTCGACATGAGCGGCGGGCACATTCATCCGCTGAACCTGGTACTCGGCGAAGCCGCGGCGGTCGAGTCGTTGGGCGGCACTATCTATGAGCAGTCGCCGGCGGTACGCATCGAGCGCGGCGCAACCCCGGTAGTGCACACGCCTCAGGGCAGGGTCAGGGCCAGGTTCATCATCGTGGCGGGCAACGCCTACCTCGGTAATCTGGTGCCGGAATTGGCGGCCAAGTCGATGCCGTGTGGAACGCAGGTGATTACCACCGAGCCATTGGGCGAAGCGTTGGCCAAGAGCCTGTTGCCGCAGGATTACTGTGTCGAAGACTGCAACTACCTGCTCGACTATTACCGTCTGACCGGCGACAAGCGCCTGGTTTTCGGCGGTGGCGTGGTGTACGGCGCGCGGGACCCGGCGAATATTGAAGCGATCATCCGACCGAAGATGCTCAAGGCTTTCCCGCAGCTCAAGGACGTGAAAATCGATTACGCCTGGACCGGCAATTTCCTGCTGACCCTGTCGCGTCTTCCGCAGGTCGGACGCCTGGGCGACAACATCTACTACTCCCAGGGCTGCAGTGGCCACGGCGTGACGTACACGCACCTGGCAGGCAAGGTGTTGGCCGAAGCGTTGCGCGGCCAGGCTGAGCGTTTTGACGCGTTTGCTGACCTACCGCACTACCCTTTCCCCGGCGGGCAATTGCTGCGCACACCGTTTGCGGCGCTGGGCGCCTGGTACTACGGATTGCGGGACAAGTTCGGCTACTGA
- a CDS encoding DUF2214 family protein — MLAHWFFAAIHLLAYALGFWAVLTRGSAFRRLVAGLGEARSVLIADNLWGISAVILLITGGMRAFAGYEKGTDYYLHQPLFHLKMTLFVLILLLEIAPMITLIKWRIAQARGAAIDASRAKLFARISHIEALLVMLMVVAATGMARGVTFG; from the coding sequence ATGCTTGCCCACTGGTTTTTTGCGGCGATTCATCTCTTGGCTTACGCCCTGGGTTTCTGGGCCGTACTGACCCGCGGCAGCGCTTTTCGGCGGTTGGTCGCGGGGCTGGGTGAGGCGCGCAGCGTCTTGATTGCAGATAATCTGTGGGGCATTTCAGCGGTCATTCTGCTGATCACCGGTGGGATGCGAGCCTTTGCCGGGTACGAAAAGGGCACTGACTACTATCTTCACCAGCCATTGTTCCATCTGAAGATGACACTTTTCGTTCTGATTCTGCTGCTTGAAATTGCGCCGATGATCACCCTGATCAAATGGCGGATTGCGCAGGCGCGTGGCGCAGCCATTGATGCCAGTCGTGCGAAGCTGTTCGCGCGGATCAGTCATATCGAAGCGCTGCTGGTGATGTTGATGGTCGTGGCGGCCACGGGCATGGCGCGGGGAGTGACGTTTGGCTAG
- the csrA gene encoding carbon storage regulator CsrA produces MLILTRKVGESINIGDDITITILGVSGQQVRIGINAPKDVAVHREEIYQRIQAGLTAPDKPQS; encoded by the coding sequence ATGCTGATACTCACCCGCAAAGTCGGTGAAAGCATAAATATTGGCGATGACATTACGATCACCATTCTGGGCGTAAGCGGCCAGCAAGTCAGAATTGGCATCAACGCCCCGAAAGACGTTGCGGTACACCGCGAAGAAATCTATCAGCGCATTCAGGCAGGCCTGACCGCCCCGGACAAGCCGCAATCCTGA
- a CDS encoding SPOR domain-containing protein encodes MRKMALVIAVLALAGCGEDKRADAPKPQPVVVAAPAAVSAPQWDLEVRGEITQAVSDLSGWLIEHSFVSSVVKENGKTRILIGPFNSKAEAEAKQEEVRAALTRAKKQNIELLVIEHPVTQ; translated from the coding sequence GTGCGCAAAATGGCTTTGGTAATCGCAGTACTGGCATTGGCGGGATGCGGTGAGGATAAGCGCGCTGATGCGCCAAAGCCGCAGCCAGTCGTGGTGGCAGCACCGGCGGCGGTATCTGCGCCGCAGTGGGATCTGGAAGTGCGAGGTGAAATAACCCAGGCTGTCAGCGACCTGAGTGGCTGGCTGATCGAGCACAGTTTCGTTTCCAGCGTGGTCAAGGAAAATGGCAAGACCCGCATCCTGATAGGGCCATTCAATTCCAAAGCCGAAGCTGAAGCCAAGCAGGAAGAAGTGCGCGCGGCGCTGACCCGGGCGAAAAAACAGAACATCGAGCTGCTGGTCATCGAGCATCCGGTGACTCAGTAA
- a CDS encoding endonuclease, with the protein MSVRFFALLFLLFAMGAQADAPRTFNEAKKVAWKLYAPQSTEFYCGCKYTGNKVDLSACGYVPRKNAKRASRIEWEHIVPAWQIGHQRQCWQEGGRKNCTRYDPTYQKAEADLHNLVPSIGEVNGDRSNFSFGWLPEQSGQYGSCLTQVDFKAKKVMPRPSIRGMIARTYFYMSKQYGLRLSKQDRQLYEAWNKTYPVQAWERQRNQSVACVMGRGNEFVGPVDMKACG; encoded by the coding sequence ATGAGTGTCCGTTTTTTTGCTTTGCTGTTTTTGCTCTTCGCGATGGGCGCGCAAGCTGACGCCCCGCGCACCTTCAACGAAGCCAAGAAAGTCGCCTGGAAGCTGTACGCCCCGCAATCCACCGAGTTCTATTGCGGCTGTAAATACACCGGCAACAAGGTGGACCTGTCGGCCTGCGGTTATGTGCCACGCAAAAATGCCAAGCGCGCTTCGCGCATCGAGTGGGAGCACATCGTCCCCGCCTGGCAGATCGGCCATCAGCGTCAGTGCTGGCAGGAAGGCGGGCGCAAGAACTGCACGCGCTACGACCCGACCTACCAGAAGGCCGAGGCCGACTTGCATAATCTGGTGCCGAGCATCGGCGAGGTGAATGGCGATCGCAGCAATTTCAGTTTTGGCTGGTTGCCGGAGCAATCGGGTCAATACGGTTCATGCCTGACCCAGGTCGACTTCAAGGCAAAAAAGGTCATGCCCCGCCCTTCCATTCGCGGAATGATCGCCCGAACGTACTTTTACATGAGCAAGCAGTACGGTTTGCGCCTGTCGAAACAGGATCGGCAACTGTACGAAGCATGGAACAAAACCTATCCGGTACAGGCCTGGGAACGTCAGCGCAATCAGAGCGTGGCGTGCGTGATGGGGCGCGGCAACGAGTTTGTCGGGCCGGTGGACATGAAAGCGTGCGGCTAA
- a CDS encoding DUF1654 domain-containing protein — MPTVKYCMHVQLNKDNSVATTSASPDAYVRMGMRVQKIINSPTAQKAKAALIFRLPDEPVDEWEQLLEEIDENDNVTLAYRDDGGVQIFWVVPKED; from the coding sequence ATGCCTACAGTTAAATACTGTATGCACGTACAGCTTAATAAGGACAATTCCGTGGCCACCACCTCTGCCTCTCCTGATGCCTATGTACGCATGGGTATGCGCGTTCAGAAAATCATCAACTCCCCCACCGCCCAGAAAGCCAAGGCGGCCCTGATCTTCCGACTTCCGGACGAGCCAGTGGATGAGTGGGAGCAATTACTCGAAGAAATCGACGAAAACGACAACGTCACCCTCGCCTACCGCGACGATGGCGGTGTGCAGATTTTCTGGGTTGTGCCGAAGGAAGATTGA
- a CDS encoding asparaginase: MTSAFKTFVPGALALLLLLPTALQAKEVETKQKLANVVILATGGTIAGAGASAANSATYQAAKVGIEQLIAGVPELSQLANVRGEQVMQIASESITNDNLLQLGRRVAELADSKDVDGIVITHGTDTLEETAYFLNLVEKTDKPIIVVGSMRPGTAMSADGMLNLYNAVAVAGSKDARGKGVLVTMNDEIQSGRDVSKMINIKTEAFKSAWAPLGMVVEGKSYWFRLPAKRHTMDSEFDIKNIKSLPDVEIAYSYGNVSDTAYKALAQSGAKAIIHAGTGNGSVSSRVVPALQALRKDGVQIIRSSHVNAGGFVLRNAEQPDDKYDWVVAHDLNPQKARILAMVALTKTNDSKELQRMFWEY, from the coding sequence ATGACATCTGCTTTCAAGACTTTTGTTCCGGGCGCCTTGGCCCTCCTGCTACTCCTTCCGACAGCCCTTCAGGCGAAAGAAGTCGAAACCAAACAGAAACTGGCGAACGTGGTGATCCTCGCCACCGGCGGCACCATTGCCGGCGCGGGCGCCAGCGCCGCCAACAGCGCGACGTATCAAGCGGCGAAAGTCGGCATCGAACAGTTGATCGCCGGCGTTCCGGAACTGAGCCAATTGGCCAATGTTCGCGGCGAACAGGTCATGCAGATCGCCTCCGAAAGCATTACCAACGACAACCTGCTGCAACTGGGTCGTCGCGTGGCCGAACTGGCTGACAGCAAAGACGTCGATGGCATCGTCATCACCCACGGCACCGACACCCTGGAAGAAACTGCCTACTTCCTGAACCTGGTGGAAAAAACCGACAAGCCGATCATCGTCGTGGGCTCCATGCGCCCAGGCACCGCGATGTCCGCAGACGGCATGCTGAACCTGTACAACGCCGTGGCCGTGGCCGGCAGCAAAGACGCGCGCGGCAAAGGCGTACTGGTGACCATGAACGATGAAATCCAGTCGGGTCGCGACGTCAGCAAGATGATCAACATCAAGACCGAGGCGTTTAAAAGTGCCTGGGCTCCTCTCGGCATGGTGGTCGAAGGCAAATCCTACTGGTTCCGCCTGCCGGCCAAGCGCCACACCATGGACTCGGAGTTCGACATCAAGAACATCAAGAGCCTGCCTGACGTCGAAATCGCCTATTCCTACGGCAACGTGAGTGATACCGCCTACAAAGCGCTGGCTCAATCCGGCGCCAAAGCCATCATCCACGCGGGCACCGGCAACGGTTCGGTGTCTTCGCGCGTGGTTCCAGCCTTGCAAGCCCTGCGCAAGGATGGCGTGCAAATCATTCGTTCCTCCCACGTCAACGCCGGTGGCTTCGTATTGCGTAACGCCGAACAGCCGGACGACAAGTACGACTGGGTTGTTGCCCATGACTTGAACCCACAGAAGGCTCGTATCCTGGCCATGGTCGCGCTGACCAAGACCAATGACAGCAAAGAACTGCAACGGATGTTCTGGGAATACTGA
- a CDS encoding sugar ABC transporter substrate-binding protein, translating to MKLPFAGRLLAVAMLAAASAALPVSSAFADTEKPKVALVMKSLANEFFLTMEDGAKAYQKDHSADFDLISNGIKDETDTAGQTRIVEQMILAKVNALVIAPADSKAMVPVIKKAIDAGITVVNIDNQLDPAVVKSKNINVPFVGPDNRKGARLVGEYLAKQLKAGDEVGIIEGVSTTTNAQARTAGFKDAMEAAQIKVVSLQSGDWEIDKGNKVAASILSEYPQVKALLAGNDSMAVGAVSAVRAAGKAGKVQVVGYDNINAIKPMLKDGRVLATADQFAARQAVFGIETALKIVKGEKVDSGTNGVIETPVELVTK from the coding sequence ATGAAGCTGCCATTCGCTGGACGTCTTCTCGCTGTCGCTATGCTGGCTGCCGCATCCGCCGCGTTGCCTGTCTCCTCGGCCTTCGCCGACACTGAAAAACCCAAAGTCGCGCTGGTCATGAAATCTCTGGCCAACGAATTCTTCCTGACCATGGAAGACGGCGCCAAGGCCTACCAGAAAGATCACTCCGCCGATTTCGACCTGATCTCCAACGGCATCAAGGACGAAACGGACACTGCGGGCCAGACACGTATCGTCGAGCAAATGATTCTGGCCAAGGTCAATGCACTGGTGATCGCACCTGCTGACTCGAAGGCCATGGTCCCGGTGATCAAGAAAGCCATCGATGCCGGTATCACCGTGGTCAACATCGATAACCAGCTGGATCCAGCGGTCGTCAAAAGCAAAAACATCAATGTTCCGTTCGTAGGCCCCGACAACCGCAAGGGTGCGCGTCTGGTGGGTGAGTACCTGGCCAAGCAGCTGAAGGCCGGTGACGAAGTCGGCATCATCGAAGGTGTGTCCACCACCACCAACGCCCAGGCTCGCACTGCAGGTTTCAAGGATGCGATGGAAGCGGCGCAGATCAAGGTCGTGTCCCTGCAATCCGGTGATTGGGAAATCGATAAAGGCAACAAGGTCGCCGCGTCGATCCTCAGCGAATACCCGCAAGTCAAAGCCCTGCTGGCCGGCAACGACAGCATGGCTGTCGGCGCAGTGTCTGCCGTGCGTGCCGCGGGCAAGGCCGGCAAGGTGCAAGTGGTCGGCTACGACAACATCAACGCCATCAAGCCGATGCTCAAGGATGGCCGTGTCCTGGCCACCGCTGACCAGTTCGCTGCCAGGCAAGCCGTGTTCGGCATCGAGACGGCGCTGAAGATCGTCAAGGGTGAGAAAGTCGACAGCGGCACCAACGGCGTAATCGAAACTCCGGTAGAGCTGGTTACCAAGTAG
- a CDS encoding sugar ABC transporter ATP-binding protein: MSVCAPNAVLSVSGIGKTYAQPVLTGIDLTLIRGEVLALTGENGAGKSTLSKIIGGLVTPTTGQMQFQGQDYRPGSRTQAEDLGIRMVMQELNLLPTLSVAENLFLDNLPSNGGWISRKQLRKAAIEAMAQVGLDSIDPDTLVGELGIGHQQMVEIARNLIGDCHVLILDEPTAMLTAREVEMLFEQITRLQARGVSIIYISHRLEELARVAQRIAVLRDGNLVCVEPMANYNSEQLVTLMVGRELGEHIDMGPRNIGAPALTVKGLTRSDKVRDVSFEVRAGEIYGISGLIGAGRTELLRLIFGADTADSGTVALGSPAQVVSIRSPADAVGHGIALITEDRKGEGLLLTQSISANIALGNMPEISRGGFVNNGDEMSLAQRQIDAMRIRSSSPTQLVSELSGGNQQKVVIGRWLERDCSVLLFDEPTRGIDVGAKFDIYALLGELTRQGKALVVVSSDLRELMLICDRIGVLSAGRLIETFERDSWTQDDLLAAAFAGYQKRDALLNEVAPRDLP, from the coding sequence ATGTCTGTTTGCGCTCCGAACGCTGTCCTCTCGGTCAGCGGTATCGGCAAGACCTACGCGCAGCCTGTTCTCACCGGTATCGACCTGACGCTGATACGCGGCGAAGTGTTGGCGCTGACCGGCGAGAACGGCGCCGGCAAAAGCACGCTGTCGAAGATCATTGGTGGATTGGTCACGCCGACCACCGGCCAGATGCAATTCCAGGGGCAGGATTACCGCCCCGGCAGCCGTACCCAGGCTGAAGACCTGGGCATTCGCATGGTCATGCAGGAACTCAATCTGTTGCCGACCCTGTCGGTGGCGGAAAACCTGTTTCTCGATAACCTGCCCAGCAACGGCGGCTGGATCAGTCGCAAGCAATTGCGCAAGGCCGCGATCGAAGCCATGGCACAGGTCGGGCTCGATTCGATCGACCCGGACACCCTCGTCGGCGAACTGGGCATCGGTCACCAGCAAATGGTCGAGATCGCCCGCAACCTGATCGGTGATTGTCATGTGCTGATCCTCGACGAACCGACCGCGATGCTGACGGCCCGTGAAGTCGAAATGCTGTTCGAGCAAATCACGCGCCTGCAAGCTCGTGGCGTGTCGATCATCTATATCTCCCATCGCCTCGAAGAGCTGGCGCGGGTGGCTCAGCGCATTGCGGTGTTGCGCGACGGCAATCTGGTTTGTGTCGAGCCGATGGCTAACTACAACAGTGAGCAATTGGTGACCTTGATGGTTGGCCGTGAGCTCGGTGAACACATCGACATGGGGCCGCGCAACATCGGCGCGCCGGCGTTGACGGTCAAGGGGCTGACCCGTTCCGACAAGGTGCGCGACGTCTCCTTTGAAGTGCGCGCCGGTGAGATCTACGGGATCTCCGGTTTGATCGGGGCAGGGCGCACCGAGTTGCTACGCCTGATCTTCGGCGCCGACACCGCGGACAGCGGCACGGTTGCGCTGGGGTCGCCGGCACAGGTCGTGAGCATTCGTTCGCCGGCGGACGCGGTCGGTCACGGCATTGCCCTGATCACCGAAGACCGCAAGGGCGAGGGCTTGCTGCTGACGCAATCGATCAGCGCGAATATTGCCCTGGGTAACATGCCGGAGATTTCCCGCGGCGGGTTCGTCAACAACGGTGACGAGATGTCGCTGGCTCAGCGTCAGATCGACGCCATGCGCATCCGCAGTTCCAGCCCGACGCAATTGGTCTCGGAGCTGTCCGGCGGCAATCAGCAGAAGGTCGTGATCGGTCGTTGGCTGGAACGCGACTGTTCGGTGTTGCTGTTCGACGAGCCGACTCGCGGCATCGACGTCGGCGCCAAATTCGACATCTATGCACTGCTCGGTGAGCTGACTCGTCAGGGCAAGGCGCTGGTGGTGGTGTCCAGCGACCTGCGCGAACTGATGCTGATCTGCGACCGCATCGGCGTGTTGTCGGCGGGGCGCCTGATCGAGACATTCGAGCGCGACAGCTGGACCCAGGATGACTTGCTTGCCGCTGCTTTTGCCGGCTATCAAAAACGTGATGCGCTGCTCAACGAAGTAGCGCCTAGGGATCTTCCATGA
- a CDS encoding ABC transporter permease, giving the protein MKTAASAGKRSGNFYGLGTYLGLAGALLAMVALFSVLSSHFLSYDTFSTLANQIPDLMVLAVGMTFVLIIGGIDLSVGSVLALAASTVSVAILGWGWSVLPAALLGMAAAALAGTITGSITVAWRIPSFIVSLGVLEMARGVAYQMTGSRTAYIGDAFAWLSNPIAFGISPSFIIALLIIFIAQAVLTRTVFGRYLIGIGTNEEAVRLAGINPKPYKILVFSLMGLLAGIAALFQISRLEAADPNAGSGLELQVIAAVVIGGTSLMGGRGSVISTFFGVLIISVLAAGLAQIGATEPTKRIITGAVIVVAVVLDTYRSQRASRRT; this is encoded by the coding sequence ATGAAAACTGCAGCATCTGCCGGTAAACGTAGTGGCAATTTTTACGGCCTCGGCACCTATCTGGGCCTGGCCGGTGCCTTGCTGGCGATGGTCGCGCTGTTCTCGGTCCTGAGCAGCCATTTTCTGTCTTACGACACGTTCAGCACCCTGGCCAACCAGATTCCGGACTTGATGGTGCTGGCGGTCGGCATGACGTTCGTGTTGATCATCGGCGGCATCGACCTGTCGGTGGGCTCGGTGCTGGCACTCGCGGCGTCGACGGTCAGCGTGGCTATTCTCGGCTGGGGCTGGAGCGTATTGCCGGCAGCATTGCTCGGTATGGCGGCCGCCGCATTGGCGGGGACGATCACCGGTTCGATCACCGTGGCGTGGCGGATTCCTTCGTTCATCGTCTCCCTCGGCGTGCTGGAAATGGCGCGTGGTGTGGCATATCAGATGACCGGCTCGCGCACCGCCTATATCGGCGATGCCTTTGCCTGGCTGTCCAACCCGATCGCCTTCGGCATTTCGCCGTCGTTCATCATTGCCTTGCTCATCATCTTCATTGCCCAGGCCGTGTTGACCCGCACGGTGTTCGGGCGCTACCTGATCGGTATCGGCACCAACGAAGAGGCCGTGCGTCTGGCTGGGATCAATCCGAAACCCTACAAGATTCTGGTGTTCAGTCTGATGGGGCTGCTGGCCGGTATCGCTGCGCTGTTCCAGATTTCCCGCCTGGAGGCAGCGGACCCGAATGCTGGTTCCGGCCTGGAATTGCAAGTGATCGCCGCGGTAGTGATCGGCGGCACCAGCCTGATGGGCGGGCGCGGTTCGGTCATCAGCACGTTTTTCGGGGTGTTGATCATCTCGGTACTGGCGGCCGGTCTGGCGCAGATCGGCGCAACCGAGCCGACCAAACGCATCATCACCGGCGCGGTCATCGTGGTGGCGGTGGTGCTTGATACCTATCGCAGTCAGCGCGCAAGCCGGCGGACCTGA
- a CDS encoding LacI family DNA-binding transcriptional regulator, protein MATIKDVAALAGISYTTVSHVVNKTRPVSEEVRIKVEAAIKSLDYVPSAVARSLKAKTTATIGLLVPNSLNPYFAELARGIEDYCERNGYCVILCNSDDNPDKQRSYLRVLLEKRIDGLIVASAGGDAVLAEGLAGVRTPMVIVDRGLEGVDADLVRIDHEYGAYLATRHLLELGHRDIATIGGPASTSVAQMRLAGYCRALKEAGVEVPRERILESDFTSTGGYSAAAILLENNPPSAIFAGNDMIGIGVLRAAAERNIRVPSELSVIGFDDIQMSRYVYPALTTVGQSILQLGEMAAEVLLRRIATPAMATDQRIVTPSIVLRESTAPLAGVFAHFR, encoded by the coding sequence ATGGCAACAATCAAGGATGTGGCAGCGCTCGCGGGGATTTCCTACACCACGGTTTCCCATGTGGTGAACAAGACCCGGCCCGTCAGCGAAGAAGTGCGGATCAAGGTCGAAGCGGCAATCAAAAGTCTCGACTACGTGCCCAGTGCCGTGGCCCGCTCATTAAAAGCCAAGACCACTGCGACTATCGGTCTGCTGGTGCCCAACAGCCTCAACCCATACTTCGCCGAACTGGCGCGCGGCATCGAGGATTACTGCGAGCGCAATGGCTATTGCGTGATCCTCTGCAATTCCGATGACAACCCGGACAAGCAGCGCAGCTACCTGCGCGTGTTGCTGGAAAAGCGCATTGACGGGCTGATCGTGGCGTCGGCCGGTGGGGATGCCGTGCTGGCAGAAGGTCTGGCGGGCGTGCGAACGCCGATGGTGATTGTCGACCGTGGGCTGGAAGGGGTTGATGCGGACCTGGTGCGCATCGATCACGAGTACGGCGCTTATCTGGCGACCCGCCATCTTCTGGAGTTGGGGCATCGGGACATCGCCACCATTGGCGGGCCGGCCAGTACCAGCGTCGCGCAGATGCGTCTGGCAGGTTATTGCCGCGCCTTGAAAGAGGCGGGCGTCGAAGTGCCTCGCGAACGCATACTGGAAAGCGACTTCACCAGTACCGGCGGTTACAGCGCGGCCGCGATCCTCCTGGAAAACAATCCGCCCAGCGCTATCTTCGCCGGTAACGACATGATCGGCATCGGCGTGTTGCGCGCCGCCGCCGAGCGCAATATTCGTGTGCCTAGCGAGCTGTCGGTGATTGGCTTCGACGATATCCAGATGAGCCGTTATGTTTACCCGGCGCTGACCACCGTGGGGCAGTCGATCCTGCAGCTCGGCGAGATGGCGGCCGAAGTGCTGTTGCGCAGGATCGCCACACCGGCCATGGCCACCGATCAACGGATCGTGACGCCCAGCATTGTGCTGCGCGAATCGACTGCGCCGCTGGCCGGTGTGTTTGCCCACTTCCGTTAA
- the rbsK gene encoding ribokinase, whose protein sequence is MPAKVVVIGSLNMDLVTRASRLPRGGETLIGESFATVSGGKGANQAVAAARLGAQVSMVGCVGSDAYGEELRGALLADRIDCQAVSTVDGASGVALIVVDDNSQNAIVIVAGANGALTPAVIDRFDAVLQAADVIICQLEVPDATVGHALKRGRELGKTVILNPAPASRPLPADWYAAIDYLIPNESEASALSGLPVDSLETAEVAATRLIAMGAGKVIITLGAQGSLFANGNSFEHFPAPKVKAVDTTAAGDTFVGGFAAALAAGKNEAQAIRFGQVAAALSVTRAGAQPSIPTLSDVQAFKAP, encoded by the coding sequence ATGCCAGCAAAAGTAGTGGTGATAGGCAGCCTGAACATGGACCTGGTGACCCGGGCCTCCCGGCTGCCCCGTGGCGGTGAAACGCTGATAGGTGAGTCGTTTGCCACGGTCTCCGGTGGCAAGGGTGCCAATCAGGCGGTTGCTGCGGCGCGACTGGGTGCGCAGGTGTCGATGGTCGGTTGCGTGGGCAGCGATGCCTATGGCGAGGAACTGCGCGGAGCGCTGTTGGCCGACCGTATCGATTGTCAGGCGGTCAGCACCGTCGATGGTGCCAGCGGTGTGGCGTTGATTGTGGTCGATGACAACAGCCAGAACGCGATCGTGATTGTCGCCGGTGCCAACGGTGCACTGACGCCGGCAGTGATTGACCGCTTCGATGCGGTGTTGCAAGCGGCGGATGTGATCATCTGTCAGCTCGAAGTGCCGGATGCCACGGTCGGTCATGCGCTCAAGCGCGGTCGTGAACTGGGTAAAACCGTGATTCTCAACCCGGCGCCCGCCAGCCGACCGTTGCCGGCAGACTGGTATGCGGCCATCGACTATCTGATCCCTAACGAGAGCGAGGCCTCGGCCCTTAGCGGTTTGCCGGTGGATTCACTGGAAACCGCCGAAGTCGCGGCGACCCGATTGATCGCCATGGGGGCCGGCAAGGTGATCATCACCCTCGGTGCCCAAGGCTCGCTGTTTGCCAATGGAAACAGCTTCGAACACTTTCCGGCGCCGAAGGTAAAGGCGGTCGATACCACGGCGGCGGGCGATACCTTTGTCGGCGGTTTTGCTGCCGCACTGGCCGCCGGCAAAAACGAGGCGCAAGCGATCCGTTTCGGCCAGGTCGCTGCGGCGCTGTCAGTGACCCGTGCCGGCGCGCAACCCTCGATCCCCACTTTGTCCGACGTACAGGCCTTTAAAGCACCATGA
- the rbsD gene encoding D-ribose pyranase — protein MKKTPLLNIALSRLIASLGHGDMVVIGDAGLPVPSGVELIDLALTHGVPDFISTLKVVLSEMQVESHVLAQEILDKQPSALVTLDELNAEGSLGRRELLSHDQFKVLSRQARAIVRTGECQPYCNVVLVAGVTF, from the coding sequence ATGAAAAAAACACCGTTGCTCAACATCGCGCTGTCGCGACTGATCGCTTCCCTGGGGCATGGCGACATGGTCGTGATTGGCGATGCCGGCCTGCCGGTTCCGTCGGGTGTCGAGCTGATCGACCTGGCCTTGACCCACGGCGTTCCGGATTTCATCAGCACGTTGAAGGTTGTGCTCAGCGAAATGCAGGTCGAAAGCCACGTGTTGGCCCAGGAGATTCTGGACAAACAGCCGTCGGCGCTGGTGACGCTGGATGAGTTGAATGCCGAAGGTTCGCTGGGCCGGCGTGAGCTGCTCAGTCATGACCAATTCAAAGTCCTGAGCCGACAGGCGCGGGCGATTGTTCGTACAGGCGAATGTCAGCCGTACTGCAACGTCGTGCTGGTGGCCGGGGTCACGTTCTGA